One part of the Vicia villosa cultivar HV-30 ecotype Madison, WI linkage group LG6, Vvil1.0, whole genome shotgun sequence genome encodes these proteins:
- the LOC131613967 gene encoding uncharacterized protein LOC131613967 — translation MRLNGTQEFTKRLCNCSSVVADLWGIFEGIRMVQSKGIKKVEVQTDSKEIYNALIQEAKLGSTYDFTPTYHKEASKSVRVSHCSCHHVYREENCGANSLPKMGSSNRIGSAYFDNCP, via the coding sequence ATGAGGCTTAATGGAACTCAGGAATTCACTAAGAGGCTTTGTAATTGTTCTTCTGTAGTAGCTGATCTATGGGGAATCTTTGAAGGCATTAGAATGGTCCAGAGCAAGGGAATCAAAAAGGTGGAAGTGCAAACTGATTCCAAGGAGATCTATAATGCCTTAATTCAAGAAGCAAAGCTTGGGAGCACGTACGACTTTACTCCAACTTATCATAAGGAAGCTTCAAAAAGTGTTAGAGTTTCGCATTGTTCTTGTCATCATGTGTATCGAGAGGAGAATTGTGGTGCAAACTCTCTTCCTAAAATGGGAAGTAGTAATAGAATAGgttcagcttattttgataattgcCCTTAA